A part of Ammospiza nelsoni isolate bAmmNel1 chromosome 9, bAmmNel1.pri, whole genome shotgun sequence genomic DNA contains:
- the CMPK1 gene encoding UMP-CMP kinase, whose amino-acid sequence MKPVVVFVLGGPGAGKGTQCARIVEKYGYTHLSAGDLLRDERKRPGSQYGELIENYIKEGEIVPVEITISLLKRAMDQTMAANSQKNKFLIDGFPRNEDNLQGWNKTMDGKADVSFVLFFDCDNEICIGRCLERGKSSGRSDDNRESLEKRIHTYLQSTKPIIDLYERMGKVRKVDASKSVDEVFENVVQIFDKEG is encoded by the exons ATGAAACCCGTCGTCGTCTTCGTCCTcggcgggcccggggcgggcAAGGGGACGCAGTGCGCTCGTATCGTGGAG AAATACGGCTACACTCACCTTTCTGCCGGTGACCTGCTCCGGGACGAGCGGAAAAGGCCGGGCTCCCAGTATGGAGAACTCATTGAGAACTACATTAAAGAGGGGGAGATTGTGCCAGTTGAAATAACAATCAGCTTGCTGAAGAGG GCCATGGATCAAACAATGGCTGCCAATTCTCAGAAGAACAAGTTTTTGATTGATGGATTTCCCAGGAATGAAGATAATCTTCAAGGCTGGAATAAGACTATGGATGGAAAAGCGGATGTCtcctttgttctcttttttGATTGTGACAATGAG ATCTGTATCGGCCGCTGTCTCGAGAGAGGCAAGAGCAGCGGTAGGAGCGACGATAACCGggagagcctggagaagag AATTCATACATATCTGCAGTCTACCAAGCCTATCATAGATTTGTATGAGAGAAtgggaaaagtcagaaaagtggATGCCTCTAAATCTGTTGATGAA GTTTTTGAAAATGTTGTACAAATTTTCGACAAAGAAGGCTAA